In Pseudomonas glycinae, the DNA window ATCGCCATGGCGGTGTCCATGTCCAGGCTGCCCTTGCCTTCGACGCGGTGGGCGATCGGGGCGACACGCTGGACCTTGGCCAGACGCAGGAAGCTGAAGATCTGGATCCACGCCCAGCCGAGGTCGAACTCCCACTTCTTGACCGACAGCTTGGCCGAGTTGGGGTAGGTGTGATGGTTGTTGTGCAGTTCTTCGCCGCCGATCAGGATGCCCCATGGCACCAGATTGGTCGCCGCGTCGCGGCATTCGAAGTTGCGGTAGCCGACGGCATGCCCGAGGCCGTTGACCACACCGGCCGCCCAGACCGGGATCCACATCATCTGGATCGCCCAGATGGTGATGCCGATGGTGCCGAACAGCAGCAGATCGACGACCGCCATGATCGCCACGCCCAGCAACCGGTAGCGGCTGTAAAGGTTGCGCTCGATCCAGTCTTCGGGGCAGTTCTTGCCGTAGATGCGCAGGGTTTCCGGGTTCTGTGCTTCTTCGCGGTACAGCTCTGCGCCTTTGCGCAGGACGGTGGACAGACCCTTGACGACCGGACTGTGCGGGTCGTCTTCGGTTTCGCATTTGGCGTGGTGTTTGCGGTGGATGGCAGTCCACTCGCGGGTGTTCTGCGCCGTGGTCAGCCACAGCCAGAAACGGAAGAAATGCTTCAGGCCGGCATTCAGCTCCAGGGAGCGATGGGCCGAGTAGCGGTGCAAGTAGACCGTGACGGCAACGATCGTCACGTGGGTCATCACCAGGGTGACGGCGACCAGCGACCAGGCCGACAAGCCAAGAAAACCTTCGTACCACATAGGCTATAGGGCCCTCGATAAAGAAAAAACAGCCGTTGCATTATCACCAAGCACACAGATAAAACCAGTCGCCCTTTCAGATAAGAGATGGCTGGATGTTTCTTGACCTATAATCCCGACATTTTTGTAGGGACATGGACGGCCGAATGTCTGCCACATACCGCGATGCTTTGCGTGCAGCGCTGCTTTACCTGGTCCTTGCCGTGGTCTGGCTGCAAGGCACTGGTTATTTATTGAACAGTTTCTTCGATAGCTCTGACGAGTTGCTGCGCTGGCAACTGATCAACGGCTACCTGTTCGTAGCGCTCAGCGCCGGGTTGATCTTCCTGGCCCGGGCGCGGTTGTTTGAGTGCCTGGGGATCGGTGCCCGCT includes these proteins:
- the desA gene encoding delta-9 fatty acid desaturase DesA; protein product: MWYEGFLGLSAWSLVAVTLVMTHVTIVAVTVYLHRYSAHRSLELNAGLKHFFRFWLWLTTAQNTREWTAIHRKHHAKCETEDDPHSPVVKGLSTVLRKGAELYREEAQNPETLRIYGKNCPEDWIERNLYSRYRLLGVAIMAVVDLLLFGTIGITIWAIQMMWIPVWAAGVVNGLGHAVGYRNFECRDAATNLVPWGILIGGEELHNNHHTYPNSAKLSVKKWEFDLGWAWIQIFSFLRLAKVQRVAPIAHRVEGKGSLDMDTAMAILNNRFQIMAQYRKLVIGPLVKQELAKVDHSVRHQFHRAKRLLSRETSLLEDRHHARIQNMLEHSQALKVIYEKRLALQQIWVKTSANGHDMLAAIKEWVHEAEASGIQSLREFANQLKTYSLRPVAA